In Nicotiana tabacum cultivar K326 chromosome 17, ASM71507v2, whole genome shotgun sequence, one DNA window encodes the following:
- the LOC142171712 gene encoding uncharacterized protein LOC142171712: MTCLNWVDSFANFDKDKIMKLAEYYPSEFDDNKLRDLNFQLDSFFVYARTYDSKFVNLKKIKDLVIVMAKTKLDQTWCHVYLLMKLTLILHVATASMERAFSSMKLIKNNLRNSISEEFWINTSFWWMNNG; encoded by the coding sequence ATGACTTGCTTGAATTGGGTTGATTCATTTGCTAATTTTGACAAAGACAAAATCATGAAATTGGCCGAGTATTATCCAAGTGAGTTTGATGACAACAAGCTTCGAGATCTCAACTTTCAGCTTGATAGTTTCTTTGTCTATGCTCGAACGTATGATAGCAAGTTTGTCAACTTGAAGAAAATTAAGGATCTTGTTATAGTGATGGCAAAGACAAAATTGGATCAAACTTGGTGTCATGTTTATTTACTTATGAAGCTTACTTTGATTCTACATGTTGCTACTGCAAGCATGGAAAGAGCATTCTCCTCAATGAAGCTCATAAAAAATAATCTACGTAATAGCATTAGTGAAGAATTTTGGATTAACACCTCTTTTTGGTGGATGAATAATGGCTAG